In Arachis hypogaea cultivar Tifrunner chromosome 2, arahy.Tifrunner.gnm2.J5K5, whole genome shotgun sequence, a genomic segment contains:
- the LOC112735730 gene encoding mannan endo-1,4-beta-mannosidase 6 has product MENQRSVITLILFLILTKSVSSTEFDSSEYEEGESHSISFQSSRSEMGDVEEGEWEMVQTKGNQFVVRDQPFYVNGFNTYWLMVFAADESTRGKVSEVFKHASSVGMTVCRTWAFNDGQWRALQKSPSVYDERVFKALDFVVSEAKKYRIRLILSLVNNWEAYGGKAQYVKWGTAAGLNLTSDDDFFSHPTLRSYYKNHVKTVLNRVNTYTNITYKEDPTIFAWELMNEPRCILDSSGDTLQEWIKEMAFYVKSIDTKHLVEIGLEGFYGPSTPQRVQFNPNVFAQQVGTDFIRNHQVLGVDFASVHIYPDSWISQSIADTHLPFIKSWMEAHIEDAEKYLGMPVVFAEFGVSSKDPGYNSSYRDNLINTVYKTILNSTKNGGSGAGSLLWQLFPDGTDYMDDGYSIVLSKSPSTSSIISLQSTRLALFNSLCSKRCHWSCKKKSMFQKVLYHDEL; this is encoded by the exons ATGGAGAATCAAAGGAGTGTTATTACCTTGATCCTTTTTCTGATCCTTACTAAAAGCGTAAGTTCAACTGAATTTGATAGCAGTGAATATGAAGAAGGGGAAAGCCATTCCATATCCTTCCAAAGCTCTAG GAGCGAAATGGGAGATGTCGAAGAAGGTGAATGGGAGATGGTGCAAACCAAGGGAAACCAATTTGTGGTGAGGGACCAACCTTTCTATGTGAATGGATTCAACACATACTGGCTGATGGTATTTGCTGCGGACGAGTCCACCAGAGGAAAGGTCAGTGAGGTGTTCAAGCATGCATCCTCAGTAGGCATGACAGTTTGCAGGACTTGGGCCTTCAATGACGGTCAATGGCGAGCCCTTCAGAAATCTCCATCAGTTTATGATGAACGCGTCTTCAAG GCACTAGATTTTGTGGTGAGTGAAGCAAAGAAATACAGAATAAGGCTCATACTGTCATTGGTAAACAACTGGGAGGCTTATGGCGGCAAAGCGCAGTATGTCAAATGGGGAACTGCTGCCGGCCTCAACTTGACCTCCGATGACGACTTCTTCTCACATCCAACTCTCAGAAGCTACTACAAGAACCATGTTAAG ACGGTGCTCAACAGAGTAAATACATACACAAACATCACCTACAAGGAAGACCCTACAATTTTCGCTTGGGAACTCATGAATGAGCCTCGATGTATCTTGGATTCCTCAGGTGATACATTACAG GAATGGATAAAAGAAATGGCATTCTATGTGAAGAGCATTGATACGAAGCACCTAGTGGAGATTGGTCTTGAAGGATTTTACGGACCCTCGACACCTCAAAGAGTTCAGTTCAACCCAAACGTATTTGCTCAACAGGTTGGAACTGATTTTATCAGGAACCACCAGGTTCTCGGTGTAGACTTTGCTTCTGTTCACATCTATCCAGACTCTTG GATTTCACAATCAATTGCTGATACCCATCTCCCATTCATAAAGTCTTGGATGGAAGCCCACATCGAGGATGCTGAAAAGTACCTTGGAATGCCCGTTGTTTTTGCCGAGTTTGGTGTATCTTCAAAAGATCCTGGTTACAATTCATCATACAGAGACAACCTCATAAACACAGTGTACAAGACCATCCTTAACTCCACAAAGAACGGAGGTAGCGGGGCTGGAAGCCTTTTGTGGCAGCTCTTTCCTGATGGAACAGACTACATGGATGATGGATATTCAATTGTTCTCTCAAAATCTCCTTCCACCTCAAGCATCATATCCCTTCAATCCACAAGGCTTGCTCTGTTCAACTCCTTGTGTTCTAAGAGATGTCACTGGAGTTGTAAGAAGAAAAGCATGTTCCAAAAAGTACTATATCATGATGAGCTCTAA
- the LOC112735740 gene encoding thioredoxin H-type, whose product MGLCLAKDQDKDDDSDHHVDMVSGNVQLITTKESWDQKLQESSKDHKILIANFSAAWCGPCKLIAPCYCELSEKYSSMIFLLVDVDELTDFSTSLDIRATPTFFFFRDGQQIDKLVGANKPELAKKVALFSTSFGSSIPNYQ is encoded by the exons ATGGGGCTTTGTTTAGCTAAG GATCAAGATAAAGATGATGATTCTGACCATCATGTGGACATGGTTTCTGGGAATGTGCAACTTATTACCACAAAAGAATCTTGGGACCAAAAGTTGCAAGAATCATCGAAGGATCACAAAATT CTGATTGCAAATTTCAGTGCTGCATGGTGTGGTCCGTGTAAGCTTATTGCACCATGTTACTGTGAGTTGTCAGAGAAATACTCATCAATGATCTTCTTACTAGTTGATGTGGATGAACTAACT gattttaGTACTTCCTTGGACATCAGAGCCACACCAACCTTCTTCTTTTTTAGAGATGGACAACAAATTGATAAACTCGTAGGAGCCAACAAGCCAGAGTTGGCAAAGAAGGTTGCTTTGTTTTCTACTTCATTTGGTTCCTCAATACCAAATTACCAGTAG